GAGCCACGTGACGGAGCAGGTGCAGCTTTTCTTTTCGGCGGTCCCCAGCCATGCATTCTCCCGAAACACGACCGAGCTTGATCGTTCGATTGGGCGGTGCGGCAGACCAATCGGCTTGGTGGTCGTTTGTGGAAACCTACGAACCGTTTCTCAAGCACCTGGTCGCTCGGCATGGAACGCCCCCGTCGCACGTCGCCGACGTCACGCAGCAAGTCCTGATCTCGATCGCACGCAGCATTGATGGGTTCTCTGACGACGGCAAAGAAGCCTCGTTCCGGCGTTGGGTCCACCAGGTCTCCCGCAACGTCGTCATCAAGTACATGGCTCGCCAGCGGAAACAAATCACTGGCCTGGGCGGCACAGACGCACTGTTGCAACTCGACCAACAGCCCGCCATCGATGATCCCGCGTTGGAGGATCAGTACCAACATGAATTGATTGTTTGGGCCGCCGAGAAAGTCCGCTCCGAATTTGCCCCGACAAGCTGGCAAGCGTTTTGGGGCACGATGATCGAAGGCCGACCGGTCGCTGAGATCGCCGGAGAACTGAACGTTTCCGCGGGTAGCATTTACATGTCCCGTTCCCGCATTTTGCGTCGCATTCGATTGGTTCTCGACGAGGTGATGCAGTGAACGCTTGGCACCCCAGCGACGATGTCTTGCGATTGGTGCTCGACGAACACGCCGATGCAAAGACGGACGAAGACGTCACCTCCCACCTCGATGAATGCGAGCTTTGCCAAACCAGAATCGAACAATTCGCTGAGTCCTCCCACGCGATTCGCGAATCACTCCGGCGTGAAACCATGTCGGGCAGCCTCGCGCTCGACACACCCAAGTTGGCCGCACCCAGCGAAACGGCTTGGTTGGCCGATTTCGCGGTATCGTTTCTGCAGCCAACCGATCAGCCCGATGCGATTGGCAAACTCGGTGAGTTCGAAGTCCAATCCGTGATCGGGCACGGCGGAATGGGAATTGTGCTGAAGGGTTTTCAACCGGAACTGAATCGTCCGGTGGCTATCAAAGTCATGTCGCCGCATTTGGCCTCGATCGGAACGGCTCGCAAACGTTTTCTTCGCGAGGCACAGGCGACCGCGGCGATCGTGCATCCCAATGTGATGCCGATTTTGTCCGTCAGTGAATCGGCCACCCTGCCCTACTTGGTCATGCCGTATGTGGCTTGCCGGACACTGCAACAACGAATCGACACCGAGGGTCCGCTGCCGATCACCGATGTGCTGCGAATCGGTATCCAAGTCGCCGCGGCGCTTGCCGCCGCCCACCGGCAAGGATTGGTGCATCGCGACGTGAAGCCCGCCAACATCCTGATCGAACCTGCCGTCGACCGAACGATGTTGACCGACTTTGGTCTGGCCCGGGCCGCCGATGATGTGACCGTCACACGCTCCGGTGTGATCGCGGGAACGCCGCAGTACATGTCACCTGAACAAGCCCGTGGTGAATCGGTCGATGCTCGCAGCGATCTGTTTGCACTGGGATGTGTTCTGTACGCGATGGCCGCGGGACGCCCGCCCTTTCGTTCGGAAACCAGTTACGGAATTCTGCGCCGGAT
The DNA window shown above is from Rhodopirellula bahusiensis and carries:
- a CDS encoding sigma-70 family RNA polymerase sigma factor produces the protein MHSPETRPSLIVRLGGAADQSAWWSFVETYEPFLKHLVARHGTPPSHVADVTQQVLISIARSIDGFSDDGKEASFRRWVHQVSRNVVIKYMARQRKQITGLGGTDALLQLDQQPAIDDPALEDQYQHELIVWAAEKVRSEFAPTSWQAFWGTMIEGRPVAEIAGELNVSAGSIYMSRSRILRRIRLVLDEVMQ
- a CDS encoding serine/threonine-protein kinase; its protein translation is MNAWHPSDDVLRLVLDEHADAKTDEDVTSHLDECELCQTRIEQFAESSHAIRESLRRETMSGSLALDTPKLAAPSETAWLADFAVSFLQPTDQPDAIGKLGEFEVQSVIGHGGMGIVLKGFQPELNRPVAIKVMSPHLASIGTARKRFLREAQATAAIVHPNVMPILSVSESATLPYLVMPYVACRTLQQRIDTEGPLPITDVLRIGIQVAAALAAAHRQGLVHRDVKPANILIEPAVDRTMLTDFGLARAADDVTVTRSGVIAGTPQYMSPEQARGESVDARSDLFALGCVLYAMAAGRPPFRSETSYGILRRITDHPHRPMRESQASVPVWMDHLVDQLLRKDARNRVSSAEETQRLLEACLAHVQQPSIPLPSEVMASKRPHIRLAILLTVLLLVTVPLIATNVWNRSRTPRPNVVKTRPASNPSASQPEPVAPDFAFAGPITESVWDEPTKNETTSLAEIDSQLELIQKQIESLQKSLDVNEQP